Proteins from one Cryptomeria japonica chromosome 4, Sugi_1.0, whole genome shotgun sequence genomic window:
- the LOC131032893 gene encoding desmethylxanthohumol 6'-O-methyltransferase → MAMGASEVQQAVENIYSFVPTLVLKAAILLNIPDIIANAGLNASLSLGEIAEKLPTKTLNLHCLSRILKYLSFRGIFVQTQKGENPRDARYSLTDSARMFYVRENNPTSLVPVLFMLTHPMLMAPWHHLHECVLQDSNAFEKAHGKDLWAYEKDDPAVNDVFNNSMSTLTVLGMGQILSCYDGFKELTTLVDVGGGKGTALAHIVKVYPHIHGINFDLPHVVQTAPSVPGIENVAGSMFDSIPSADAIFFKNVLTDWDDESCLKILQNCHKALPKSGRLILAETMTAEDSNSYESNEMVFDLVMIALANGGKERSKQEWMKLLQISDFSVVKIVALSGLPSKFKIIEAIKV, encoded by the exons ATGGCAATGGGTGCAAGTGAGGTTCAGCAAGCTGTAGAAAACATTTACTCCTTTGTTCCCACCCTTGTTCTCAAAGCAGCCATACTCCTCAACATTCCTGATATTATCGCAAATGCAGGCCTCAATGCATCCCTTTCTCTTGGTGAGATCGCAGAAAAACTGCCCACTAAAACTCTCAATCTGCATTGTCTTTCTCGCATTCTCAAATACCTCTCATTCAGAGGCATTTTTGTCCAAACCCAGAAGGGCGAGAATCCAAGAGATGCTCGATACAGTCTCACTGATTCTGCCAGGATGTTTTATGTTAGGGAGAATAATCCAACAAGCCTTGTGCCAGTCCTCTTCATGCTCACACACCCAATGTTAATGGCGCCATGGCACCATCTTCATGAATGTGTGCTTCAAGACTCCAATGCATTCGAGAAGGCTCATGGAAAAGACTTGTGGGCATACGAGAAGGATGACCCGGCTGTCAACGACGTTTTCAACAATTCCATGTCCACGCTTACAGTTCTTGGTATGGGGCAAATCCTGAGCTGCTATGACGGTTTTAAGGAGCTGACAACTTTGGTTGATGTCGGCGGAGGAAAAGGAACGGCCTTGGCACACATTGTTAAGGTTTATCCCCACATCCATGGAATTAATTttgatcttcctcatgttgttcaGACTGCCCCATCAGTCCCAG GTATCGAGAACGTGGCTGGCAGTATGTTCGATAGCATACCCTCAGCAGACGCCATATTTTTTAAG AATGTATTGACAGACTGGGATGATGAGAGCTGCCTAAAGATACTTCAAAATTGCCACAAGGCTTTGCCTAAAAGTGGACGACTGATACTGGCAGAAACCATGACAGCGGAGGACTCAAATTCCTATGAATCTAATGAAATGGTTTTCGATCTGGTTATGATTGCCCTTGCAAATGGAGGAAAAGAGAGGAGCAAACAGGAATGGATGAAACTGCTTCAAATTTCGGACTTCAGTGTAGTGAAGATAGTGGCATTATCTGGACTACCTTCAAAGTTTAAGATCATTGAAGCAATCAAAGTTTAA